A window of the Harmonia axyridis chromosome 5, icHarAxyr1.1, whole genome shotgun sequence genome harbors these coding sequences:
- the LOC123681065 gene encoding uncharacterized protein LOC123681065 — MAYLVQKCQHLTRGLFSARILENAKRGISIYWTRYSSKKECDCPQRESTDKDPRDTEDECEYYKKLMAKKHVENTCRINEWTCSRYDTTVCDPMECKVEKIEDRSPIPEEVFEEEPPCIPYEGEGMDFRNMCEVAQLRRCYAEDPLKAHRCRSEKPVCYMWDKTYPMRHAGLKPEIDGRPICGDSWKRNSWGIKC, encoded by the exons ATGGCCTACTTAGTTCAGAAGTGTCAACACTTAACACGTGGACTTTTCTCAgcaagaatattggaaaatgcTAAAA GAGGGATATCAATTTATTGGACAAGATACAGCTCCAAAAAGGAATGCGATTGTCCACAACGAGAATCCACCGACAAAGATCCCAGAGATACAGAGGACGAATGTGAATATTACAAGAAACTGATGGCCAAAAAACACGTAGAAAACACTTGCCGTATCAACGAATGGACTTGTTCTAGATACGATACAACTGTTTGTGATCCAATGGAGTGTAAAGTGGAGAAAATAGAAGACAGATCACCTATACCAGAAGAA GTTTTTGAAGAAgagccaccctgtataccttaCGAAGGCGAAGGCATGGATTTCAGAAATATGTGCGAAGTGGCGCAATTGAGGAGATGCTATGCTGAAGATCCTTTGAAAGCTCATCGTTGTAGAAGTGAAAAGCCGGTTTGTTATATGTGGGATAAA ACCTATCCTATGAGACACGCCGGACTAAAACCAGAAATTGATGGTAGGCCTATATGTGGAGACAGTTGGAAAAGAAATTCCTGGGGTATAAAATGCTGA
- the LOC123681066 gene encoding uncharacterized protein LOC123681066 — translation MLTAQRYLSKWSFINQCLNHRTKYGAPYSQRTDVDECDCKIHQPKCKKRPEVVREVNCEKCMFECWEYKPRPKFAPKKSETEYRKPIRECSADMRDPEFSTLKKEKKQAAICQHKNRTEAPKGHCPKVFKGTLTKSCMENPYKFEQEKVPLPDWDYKQEPPSAPP, via the exons ATGTTAACGGCACAACGTTATCTAAGCAAATGGTCCTTTATCAATCAATGCCTGAACCATAGAACAAAATATGGGGCTCCTTATTCGCAAAGAACAGATGTAGATGAGTGCGACTGCAAAATACACCAACCGAAGTGCAAGAAACGGCCCGAGGTGGTCAGAGAGGTCAACTGCGAAAAGTGCATGTTCGAGTGTTGGGAGTACAAGCCTAGGCCGAAATTCGCTCCCAAGAAATCAGAAACAGAATACAGAAAACCTATTAGAGAGTGCAGTGCAGACATGAGGGATCCAGAATTTAGTACactgaagaaggagaagaagCAAGCCGCAATATGTCAGCATAAGAACAGAACAGAGGCACCGAAAGGACACTGTCCCAAAGTTTTCAAGGGCACCTTGACAAAATCATGCATG gaGAATCCATACAAATTCGAACAAGAAAAGGTTCCATTGCCTGATTGGGACTACAAACAGGAACCACCATCTGCGCCGCCATGA